The Streptomyces sp. NBC_00236 DNA window TCCGGGTCGTCGGTCACAGCGGCCGCCCGTATCCGGGCGGCGAGGAGCCCTCCAGCGGACGGGTGTGCGCGGTGGACAGCAGTTGCAGCCCGAGCCGCAGCCGGCGACGCGCCTCGTCCTCGGTGACCCCGAGGTCGGTCGCGGTCTGCCGGTAGTCGCGGCGCTGGATGTACGCGAGCTCCAGCGCGGCCCGCAGCGGCGCGGGCATGGACGCGACGATGTAGTCGGCCCGGGCCGCCGCGGTGGCCAGCCGCACCCGCTCCTCCAGGTCGGCCGGGGCGAAGCCGGCCGCGTCGTCCCCGTCGTCGTCCTCGCGGACGCCGTACTCGTCGTCCGTCCGCGCGGCGGCGGCCCTGCGCAGCCGCTGCACGGACTCGCGGTGCGTGAGCCGGGCGACCCAGGCGCGCATCGAGCCCTGCTTGGGGTCGTACGCGTTCGGGTTCTCCCACACGTAGCCGAACACCTCGCGGGTCACGAGGTCCGCGGCGCTCTCGTCGTCCAGCATCCGGCTGGCCTGACTGTGCACGAGGGAGGCGAACCGGTCGTAGAGCTCACCGAGGGCCGCGGCCTCGCCGCGTGCCAGCCGCTGCTGCATGCTGCGGTCCCAGCGGGGTGGTGCGTTTTTAGCCATACGACCCCCAGCCCTGTCCCGTCAGGGCCTCGTGCCCTGTACCCCTCGTCACATCGAATGTAGTCGGCAAGGCTGACCGAGCACGCCCCTTTACGGCAAGTACGTCCCCGCGATCGCCCTGGATGGTAGGGAATGCGGCGCCCCGCAGGGTCGGAATCGGACCCGAAGTGATCATTTCTGCCCGAAACCGTTCTGGGCCTTCCTGCGGGGGGCGGTGTTTCATGGGGAGTACGCCGGGGCAGCCGCGAGGAGGAACGCAAACTTCCGGATCACTGGAATCCCCCGGGATCCCCGGAGCGAGAGGCCCAGTCGCGTGACACTGAGAGTGGCCGAGACCGAGCGGGGCGAGTGGACCGTTCTGCACATGCACGGCGAACTGGACCTGGTGACCTCACCCGTCGTCCGCCAGTCCGTCCACGACGCGGTGGCGGTGGGCCGCCACAACGTCGTGCTGGACCTCTCCGAGGTCTTCTTCTGCGACTCCAGTGGCGTCGGTGTCCTGATCGCCTCCCGCCGTCTGATGCGCTCCTGCGGGGGCCGGCTGCGGCTGATCCTGCCCGCGCGGGGCGCCGAGGACGGCTCCCACGTCAACCGGGTGCTCGGTGCGCTGGGCGTACGGCGGCTGTTCGAGGTCTACCCGGACTGGGACTCCGCCGTCGACGACGAAGCCCAGCCGCTCTCGGCCTGAACGGCCGCCACCGCCCGCCCGCGGCGGACATTAATACCGGGTTGTCACACTGGTGACGCGCGTAAGTGACACGTGACGCCTGCGGGCGTCGTACGCTCCCCGCATGGACAGCGCAGAGTATGAGCGCAAGATCGCCTTCCGCTTCGCCGCCTTCGACCAGGACGGCAACGGATACATCGATCGCGCGGATTTCAGTGCCGCCGCGGCCCGTCTGCTCACCGAATTCGGTACGACGGCCCGCTGCGACAAGGGCCAGGCGCTCTACAGCGGCGCCGAGGCGTTCTGGCAGGGCATGGCGGGCATCGCCGACGTTGACGGGGACCAGCGGGTCACCCGGGAGGAATTCGTGGGCGGCGCGGTGAAACGCCTCCGCGACAACCCCGAGCGCTTCGCGGAGATCGCCCGCCCCTTCCTGCGGGCGGCGATCGCCGTGGCCGACCCGGAGAACGACGGCGCCGCCGCGGTGTCCGCCGTCGAGCGGGCCCTGCGGGTCCTCGGCGCGAGCGCGGACGCGGCGGCGTTCGCGGCGCAGAGCCTGGACGCGGACCGGGACGGGCGGATCGCGGAGGCGGACGCGGTGGCGGCGTTCGCCGCGTATGTCACTGTGATCGAGCCTGACGCGTAGCCCTTGGGCGGGCGGCGGCGGTGCTTTGACCTTGCCCCTGTCCGGGGCGCGGGTTTTGTCCTCAAGCGCCGGACGGGCTTGTGTGCGGCCCCGCCGCGGGGTGCGCCTGTGTGCGGTGGGTGGGGGTGGGGTCCCTCCGGGGAGACTCCTCAAAAATGGCGTGTGTACCCCGGTACGTAAACGACCCGGGTCGTACGCCATTTTCTGCGGGGACTCCCCTGCACGCCCCCACCCGGCATCGCCTGCGTCTGCACGCCGGTGGGACTGCTGCCGCAGACGCAAGGCGGCCGGTCCGGGGCCGTGCAGGGGAGTCCCCGCAGGACGACGAACGGATACCGGGGTCCGCTGCGTGGGACTGGAAACGTTCGTCGTTTGAGGAGACGCCCCGGAGGGGCACCGGACCCCACCCGGGGGTCAAGGCGCACCCCGCGGAGCAAGCCGCACAAACAAGCCCGTCCGGCGCTTGAGGACGGAACCCCGCCTCACGCGAACCGTTCGCGCAGCTGGTACTTCAGGACCTTGCGGAGCGCCTCGTTGCGGGGCAGCGCGTCGACCAGTTCCAGTTGCTCCGGGAGCTTGTGGACCGACAGGCCCTCGCCCCGCAGGTAGGCCGTCAGCTCGGGGAGGGTGAGTGCGGCGGCGCCGGGGGGCTGTTCCACCACCGCGCAGACGCGTTCGCCGCGTGACTGGTCCGGGAGGCCGATCACCGCCGCGTCGCCCACGCCGGGGTGGCGGGCCAGGAGGTCCTCTATCTCCTTCGCCGAGATGTTCTCGCCCTTGCGGATGATGATGTCCTTCAGCCGGCCGGTGAGCACGAGGTGCCCGCTCGGCCGGACATGCCCGACGTCCCCCGTGATCAGGAAGCCCTCGGCGTCGAAGGGGGAGGGGGAGGTGGACGCCAGGTAGCCCCGGCAGACCGCCTCGCCCCGGAGCCGTACCTCGCCGTCCGTCCCGTGCGGCACCGGCTTGCCGTCCTCGTCGGTGATCCGGATCTCCATGCCCTCGGGCGGGCGGCCCTCCGTCTCGGCGAGGTGTTCCACCGTGTCGTCGGGGGCGCCCATCGTGATCATCGGGACCTCGGTCATGCCGTAGCCGTGGGTGAGCTGGACGCCCATCTCGCGGACCACCGCGTGGTACAGCTCGGGGGGTTTCGGGGCGCCGCCGCCGGCCAGCAGCCGGAGGGTGGGGACGACCGGGCGGCCCGGGTCCTTGCGCTGTTCCGCCAGGAACATCGAGTAGAACGCGGTGGAGCCCCCTGCGACCGTGACCCCGTGGCGCCGATAGCCCGCAAGGGCGTCCGGCATCGCGAAGTGCTCGAAGAGGACTGCGGGGAAGCCGTAGAGGAGGAGCATCACCGCGTAGTCCGGGCCGCCGACGTGGGCGAACGGGAAGGCCACCGAGCCGATGTCGTCCGCCGACAGGTGCAGCGCGTGGGCCAGGCAGGAGCCGCCCGCGATCAGGCTGCGGTCGGTGTGCAGGACGCCCTTCGGGTCGGACGTGGTGCCCGAGGTCCAGTAGATCCAGCGCACCGCCGTGCCGTCGGAGGGCGGTGGGGGCAAGAAGGAAGGGTCGCCGTCCGGGAGGGTGTCGTACGCCTCGATGAGCTCCGGCGGGTGTGCGAGGTCCGCGGAGAGGCGGGCGGCCATCGCGGTGTGGTCGAAGCCGCGCCAGGTGCCCGGCACCGCGAAGTACTCCGCCTTCGACTCGCGCAGGGCGAAGCCGACCTCGCGGTCGCGGTAGAAGGGGATGACGGGGCTCTGCACTGCCCCGATCCGGGCCAGTGCGAAGGAGAGCAGCGCCGTTTCGAGGCGCGTCGGCAGTTGCCAGGCGACGACGGTGCCGGGGCGTACGCCCAGGGCGTACAGGCCCGCCGCCACCCGTTCGGCCCGGGTGCGCAGTTCGCCGAAGGTGAGCGTGCGGTCGTCCTGGATCAGGAAGGTCCGCTCCGGCGTCAGGGCGGCCCGGCGTTCGATGAGCTCCCAGAAGGTGCCCGATGCACCCAGGGCGTGTGCGGTCTCGTTCACGGCGAACCCCTCACAGCTGACGGGTAGTCAGATCGTGCGGAGAGCGTAGAGCGCTGCGCCTTGTCGGTCCAGGGGTGCGGGGCTAGCCTGTGGGCGACGTCAATCTGACGGGTCATCAGAAATGCGTGCGCCGAAGGGGACACCATGACGGAACTGCCTCGGATCGTCAGCGTCGACGACCATGTGATCGAGCCGCCGCACCTCTTCTCGACCTGGCTGCCCGCCAAGTACCGCGAGCGCGGACCGCAGCCCCTGACCGCGGGCATCGGCGAGCTGGCGTACACCGGCGGCAAGTACGTCATCACGATGGACCCGGACGGGCCGCCGACCGACTGGTGGATCTACGAGGACCTCAAGTTCCCGTACAAGCGGAACATCGCCGCCGTGGGTTTCGACCGGGACGACATGACGCTGGAGGGGATCACCCGGGCCGAGATGCGGCGGGGGTGCTGGGACCCCGTCGAGCGGCTGAAGGACATGGACCTCAACCATGTCGAGGCGAGCCTCTGCTTTCCCACCTTCCCGCGCTTCTGCGGGCAGACCTTCGCCGAGGCCCACGACAAGGAGGTCGCGCTCGCCTGTGTGCGCGCGTACAACGACTGGATGGTCGAGGAGTGGTGCGGGGACAGCGGCGGCCGGCTGATCCCGCTCTGCATCATCCCGCTCTGGGACATCGATCTGGCCGTTGCGGAGATCAGGCGGAACGCCGCGCGGGGAGTGCGGGCGGTGACCTTCTCGGAGATCCCGACCTATCTGGGGCTGCCGTCGATCCACACCGGGTACTGGGACCCGTTCTTCGCCGTCTGCCAGGAGACCGGCACGGTCGTGAACATGCACATCGGCTCCAGCTCGCAGATGCCGGCCGCCTCGCCGGACGCCCCGCCGGCCGTCCAGGCCTCGCTCTCCTTCAACAACGCGATGGCCTCGATGATGGACTTCCTGTTCAGCGGGGTGCTGGTGAAGTTCCCGCAGCTCAAGCTCGCGTACAGCGAGGGCCAGATGGGCTGGATCCCGTACGCCCTGGAGCGCGCCGACGACGTCTGGGAGGAGCACCGGGCCTGGGGAGGGGTGCGCGATCTGATTCCCGAGCCGCCGTCCACGTACTACTACCGGCAGATGTTCTGCTGCTTCTTCCGCGACAAGCACGGCGTCGCGTCGCTCGATGTCGTCGGGCGTGACAACGCGACGTTCGAGACGGACTACCCGCACGTGGACTCGACCTTCCCGCACACCAAGGAGGTCGCGCTCGACCACGTCAAGGGACTGGACGACGAGACCGTCTACAAACTGATGCGCGGGAACGCGATCCGGATGCTCGGTCTCGACCTCGACAAGTAGGCGCGCACGTCATGGACCTTGCGTACACGGAGGAAGAGGAAGCCTTTCGGGCGCGGCTGCGGGAGTGGCTGGGTTCGGTGCTCCCGGGGCTGCCCGGGAAGCCGGACCCCGGTGACTGGCCGGGGCGCAGGGCGTACGACGCCGGCTGGCAGCGGCTGTTGTACGACGCCGGGTACGCGGGGCTGCACTGGCCCGCCGACGCCGGTGGCCGGGGCGCCACACCCACGCAGCACCTGATCTTCCTGGAGGAGACGGAGCGGGCCGGGGCGCCCTACGTCGGGGCGAACTTCGTCGGGCTGCTGCACGCCGGACCCACCGTCGCGGCCGAGGGCACCGCCGAACAGCGGGCCCGCTGGCTGCCGCCGGTGCTGCGGGGCGAGGAGATGTGGTGCCAGGGGTTCAGCGAGCCGGACGCGGGATCGGACCTGGCCTCGCTGCGGACCCGGGCGGTGCGCGACGGCGACGACTACGTGGTGAGCGGGCAGAAGATCTGGACCTCGCACGCGGAGGTCGCCGACTGGTGCGAGCTGCTGGTGAGGACGGACGCGCAGGCGCCGAAGCACCGGGGCATCAGCTGGCTCGCCATGCGGATGGACAGTCCGGGGGTCACGGTCAGGCCGCTGCGGACGCTGGCCGGGTCCACCGAGTTCGCCGAGATGTTCCTCGACGAGGTGCGGGTGCCCGTCTCGCACCGCGTCGGGGCGGAGAACGACGGCTGGCGGGTCACCATGGTCACGCTCTCGTTCGAGCGCGGGACGGCCTTCGTCGGCGAGGTCGTCGCCTGCCGCCGGACGCTGGACGCGCTGGCCGCCGAGGCCCGCAGGAACGGGCGCTGGGACGATGCGGTGCTGCGCCGGAGGCTGGGCAGGCTGAGTGCCGAGCTCCGGGCGCTGTGGCGGCTCACCCAGTGGAACGTCAGTGAGGCGCAGGCCAGTGGGGGAGTGCCCGGGATCGGCGGTTCGGTCTTCAAGCTGCGGTACTCGCATGTCCGCCAGGAGCTGTACGAGGCGGCGGCCGAGGTGCTCGGGGCCACGGACGCCCTGGATCTGGACCAGGAGTGGGTGCTGGACCGGCTCTCCTCGCTCTCGTACACGATCGCGGCCGGTACTTCGCAGATCCAGCGGAACATCGTCGCCGAGCGGATTCTCGGCCTGCCGAAGGGGCGGTGAGCGGGGAGTGGACTTCCAGCTCTCGGAGGACCAGCGCGCCCTGCGGGCGGGGATACGGGGCCTGCTCGCCGGCCGGTTCGACAGGGACCGGATGCGGGCGGCGCACGAGCGGGGAGGGGGCGTGGACCGGGCGCTGTGGCGGGAGCTCGGTGCGGCCGGGTTCTTCGCGCTGCGGCTCCCGGAGGCGGCGGGCGGGGTCGGTCTCGGACTGCCCGAATCCGTACTCTTGTTCGAGGAGGTGGGGCGGGCGCTGCTGCCCGGACCGCTGGCCGCCACCCAGCTGGCCGCGGGCGCGGTGAAGGGGGCGGCCGAGGGTGAGGCCGTGGTCGCGCTGGCGGAGGCGGGGCGGCCCGTGGGGCACCTGGAGGGGGCCGACGCGCTGCTGGTCCTGGACGGGGACCGGACGCGGCTGGTGAGCGGCGGGGCGCTGCGACGGCTGGTGGACGAGGCCCGGCCCGTGCGGTCGCTGGATCCGGGTACGCCGTTGTGGCGGGTGCCGGACCTGTCCGCGTACGAGGGCGAGGTGCTGCCCGACGGGGCGCGGCTGCGGTGCGAGGGTGCGCTGCTGGCCGCGGCCGAACAGCTCGGCAGTGCCGCCCGCAGCCTGGAGGCGGCCGTCCAACACGCCGGTTCGCGGGAACAGTTCGGTGTGCCGATCGGGGCGTTCCAGGCGGTCAAACATCTGTGTGCCGGAATGCTGGTGCGCGCCGAGCCGGCCCGCACTGCCGTCTACGCGGCCGCGGTGACCGGCGACCCGGTGGAGGCCGCCGGGGCCAAGCTCCTTGCCGACGAGGCGGCCGTCGACAACGCCCGCGACTGCCTCCAGGTGCACGGCGGCATGGGCTTCACCTGGGAGGCGGATGTCCATCTGCGTCTCAAGCGGGCCTGGCTGCGGTCCGGGCAGTGGCTGACGGCGGCGGACGCGGAGGAGGTGCTGGCGGCCGATCTGGGCTGAGCGGGGTGCAAGGGTGCCCCGTGCACGCAGGTGACGCGACGGGCCCCAGAGGTTCACGCTGCGGAGTGACGCAGCGCAGTCGGTACGTCCCGATACCGGCTTGTGTCCTATGCGTAATTCGTCACGGGCCGGAGTCGGCGCCGGGCTCGGGTACGCTCCGTTGGATGCGAGTGGTTCTGGAACCTGGCGATCCGGATGTGGCCTGTGCGGCGACTCCGGTCCGCGAGAGGTGCCCTGCTCGTGATCCACGCGGAAGCGCCGGGCCTGCCGGGGAAGCGATTCCCGGGGTGACTGCGCGCCTCTGTTCGACTCTCCGCAACGTGCGTCGCACAGTATGCACCACGCGTACTCCTTCGCGTTGGAATATGCCCGAAGCGCTTGTTGCGGTGACTGTACGTCAACCATGCTGTCTCGTAAGGGAATCACGTTCCGTGACCCTGAGGAGGCGCGAGGCGATGTGTCCGCCGGTTCGGATGGTGTGAGCGGTGCAGGTGCTTCAGGTTCAGTTGGAGGTCGGGCCCGACCCCGCGGAGGTCGGACGGGCCCGCAGATGGGCGCGTTCGAGGCTCGTCGGATCCGGGATAGGAGACGACGAGCCGCTGGCCGAGACGCTCATCCTGCTCATCTCGGAGCTGGTCACGAACGCGGTCGTGCACACGGGCTGTCCGGCCGTGCTGCGCATGCTGTTCGGCTCGACCGGGGCCCCGGGCAATGCCGGGACCGTCCGGGTCGAGGTGGCCGACACCAGCTGCCGCCCGCCGCAGCAGCGGCACGCGGAGGGCGAGGACACCGGCGGCCGCGGCCTTGAACTGGTCGACGGCCTGGCCGACCGCTGGGGCTGGCAGCCGGAAGGTGCGGGCAAGCGCATCTGGTGCGAGGTCGACCGCGGTATCCCGCTGATCCAGGTGCAGATGCAGCCAGGCCCTCCCGAGCGCGAGAATGCCGACGGCTGCGGCGCGGGCGCCGCGTACGAGGCACACGAGGCGCACGCGGGCAGCCACCGCGCGTAGGGCCTCTCGTTCGGATCAGGCCGGGCTCGCGGGGTCCGGCGCGCCCACCCGCGCACGGGGCGGCCGGTATGGCGGGTTCCGTGCGCGCGGCGGCGGCTCAGAGGATCGCGACCGGGGCGACCGGCGTGCCGGTGGCGCCGACGAAGGGCTCCGGCATGGCGGAGAGCAGGAAGGCGTAGCGCCCCGCGTCCGCACAGGCTGTGGACAAGTCCTCCAGGTTCCAGTTCTGGCCCTGGAGCATGCCCATCTCGACCAGGTCGAGTGCGTGCACCCCCAGCCACAGGTCCTCGATCTCCGGCGGGAAGATCTCGAAGGTCAGCGTGTCATTGGCGACCGCGGCCACGTCGCGGGCCCGGAACCACTCCGGCGTGCGGATCGACAGGCCCGGTGACGGATACCCGTAGGCGTTCTTGTCCCCGGAGAGGTACACCTGCACCTGTCCCGTCCGTACGAGGACGATGTCCCCGGACCGTACCCTGACCCCGGCCAGTTCCTCGGCCGCCTCCAGGTCCTCGGGGGTGACCGCGTGGCCGCCCGGCAGCCGGTCCACGCCGTGGGCACGGGCGACGTCGAGGAGGACCCCGCGCGAGACGATGTGCGGCGCCTTGTCGATGCCGCTGAACTGCGCGCCGCCGTGGGCGGTGATCGTGGCCGCCGGCCGCCCGTTGTAGATCTTCCCCGAGTGCGAGGCGTGGGTGAGCGCGTCCCAGTGGGTCGCGGCCTGGAGCCCCAGGACGGCGGTGTCGTCGCTGGTGGCGACGGTGCCGGGGCCGAAGATCTCCTGATTGATCTGGACCATGGTGTGCAGCGGATTGACCCGCCCGGGGATCAGCCCGCTCTGTACGCCGTCCTGCTGGAGCGGCAGGGCGAGCGCGATACGTCGGCCGCTGCGGACGGTGGCCGCCGCCTCCTGTACGACCTCGTCGGTGATGAGGTTGAGGGTGCCGATCTCGTCGTCGGCACCCCAGCGACCCCAGTTGTTCACGCGCTTGGCGAGGTCGTGGAACTCGGCCGGCAAAGACATGGCGCCTCCTGGGGCTTGTGCCGGTGGACCTGATGACCCATAGAATCTAACGGTCCGTCAGAAACCGCGGGAAGGGGCCGGGCATGGGGAACTTCTTGGCAGGCAAGGTCGTGGCAGTGACGGGTGCCGGGCGCGGCATCGGGCGGGCCGTCGCGCTCGCCGCGGCGGCGGAGGGGGCGAGGGTCGTGGTCAACGACTACGGCGTCTCCATCGAGGGAGGTGAGCCCGCCAGCGAGATAGCGGAGTCCGTCGTCAAGGAGATCGTGGCGGCGGGCGGCGAAGCGGTCGCGGTGGCGGACGACATCTCCACGATGGCCGGCGGACAGCGGGTCGTGGACACCGCGCTGGCGGAGTTCGGCCGGATCGACGGGGTCGTCTGCGTGGCCGGGATCCTGCGTGAACGCATGCTCTTCAACATGTCCGAGGCGGAGTGGGACCCCGTGGTCGCCACCCATCTCAAGGGCACGTTCACCGTTTTCCGGGCGGCCTCCGCGGTGATGCGCAAACAGGAGGGCGCCGGCACGCTCATCGGCTTCACCAGCGGCAACCACCAGGGCAGCGTCGCCCAGGCGAACTACAGCGCGGCCAAGGGCGGCATCATCTCGCTGGTCCGCAGCGCGGCGCTGGGCCTCCACAAGTACGGCGTCACGGCGAACGCGGTCGCGCCGGTGGCGCGGACCCGGATGTCCGCGAACGTCCCCATGGAGTTGAAGGAGATCGGCGAACCGGAGGACGTGGCGGCACTCGTCGTCTACCTGCTCAGCGAGCGCGCCCGCGCGGAGAGGATCACCGGCCAGGTGTACACGATCGCGGGCCCGAAGATCGCGGTCTGGGCCCAGCCGAGGGAACTGCGCGCGGGGTACGCGGAAGGGGCGGCGTGGACTCCGGAACGCATCGCGGACTTCCTGCCCGGGACGGTCGGGACGGACCCGATGCCGATGCTGGCGCAGCTGGAGGAGATGGCGGCGGCGGCCAAGGCCGCGGCGCGGCCGAACGCGTAGCCGGGTGAGCCTTCCCGCCCCGGGGCGGGCGCCTGCCACCGCCTCTGCGGCACGGGTTCCTTCCCCTTGCGGGGTGGGGCGGCCCGCATTCGTCCCTGCGGGGTGGGGCGGGCGCGGATTCGTTCCTGCGGGGTGGAGTGGGCCTGTGTCCTCCTGCCTGAGGGGGCTTGCCCTGCGGGAGCGGGGCGTGAAATCAAGCCCCTCCGGCGATTGAGGAGCGGGGGTGCGGGGGCGGAGCCCCCGGTCGGGGCCGAGCTCCGGTTGCCTGGCGCGGGCGCGTCGCCGGGGCGCTGCCCCGGACCCCGCTCCTCACTCGCCGGAGGGGCTTGATCTGGCCACGTACACGCACAAGTGCGGGAAGCACACCGGCAATTCAAGGAACACCACCGCCGAGCGCGTGCTCGGCCCAGCGAGGGAGTCGAGATGAGAGGCGTCGTCTTCGACGGCAAACGGACCGAGGTCGTCGACGACCTGGAGATACGCGACCCCGGCCCCGGCGAGGTGCTGGTGGGCATCGCCGCGGCCGGGCTCTGCCACAGCGATCTGTCGGTGATCGACGGGACGATCCCGTTCCCGCTGCCGGTCGTGCTCGGCCACGAGGGCGCCGGCGTCGTCGAGGCGGTCGGCGCAGGCGTGAGCCATGTCGCGCCCGGCGACCATGTGGCCCTGTCCACGCTCGCCAGCTGCGGCGCCTGCGCGCAGTGCGACCGGGGAAGGCCCACGATGTGCCGCAAGGCGATCGGCATGCCGGGGCAGCCGTTCTCGCGCGGCGGGAAACCGCTGTACCAGTTCGCGTCCAACTCGGCCTTCGCCGAACGGACCCTGGTCAAGGCCGTGCAGGCGGTGAAGATCCCCGCCGACCTGCCCCTGACCTCGGCCGCCCTGATCGGCTGCGGGGTGCTGACGGGAGTCGGAGCCGTACTCAACCGGGCCAAGGTCGACCGCGGCGAGAGCGTCGTCGTCATCGGCACCGGCGGCATCGGGCTCAACGTGATCCAGGGCGCGCGGATCGCCGGAGCGCTGACCATCGTCGCGGTCGACTCCAACCCCGACAAGGAGGCCGTGGCCCGGCAGTTCGGCGCCACGCACTTCCTCACCTCGGCGGAGGGCGTCAAGGAGATCCTGCCGCACGGCGCCGACCACGCCTTCGAGTGCGTGGGTCGCACCGAGCTGATCCGTACCGCGATCGACCTGCTGGACCGGCACGGCCAGGCGATCCTGCTCGGCGTGCCGGCGGCGACGGCCGAGGCGTCGTTCCTGGTCTCGTCGATGTACCTGGACAAGTCGATCCTGGGCTGCCGCTACGGCTCCTCGCGGCCGCAGCGCGACATCGCGCTGTACGCGGAGCTGTACCGCGAGGGCCGGCTGCTGCTGGACGAACTGGTCACCGAGACCTACCCGGTGGAGGACTTCGCCAAGGCGGCGGACGACGCGCACCACGGGCGGGTGGCCCGGGGCGTGCTGGTGTTCTAGGCCCTGACACTCCTCTAGGCCCTGACACCGCGCGGCCGGGCCCCGGCCGCCGTCGACCGGAACGTCCGCCGGTACATCGTCGGCGACACCCCCAGCGCCGCCTGCAGATGCTGCCGGAGGGAGGTGGGGGTGCCGAAGCCGGCGTCACGCGCGATCCGGTCGACCGACAGATCGGTGGACTCCAGCAGCCGGCGGGCCAGCTCCACCCGCTGCTGGGTCAGCCACTGGACCGGGCTGATCCCGACCTCCTCGCGGAACCGCCGGGTGAACGTCCGTACGCTCATCGACTCCTGCTGCGCCATGTCGCGCAGCAGGATCGGCGACTCCAGCCGGCCGAGCGCCCAGGCCCGGGCGGTGGTCGTGGCCGAGACGCCCGGGTCGGGGAGCGGGCGCTGGATGTACTGGGCCTGGCCGCCGTCGCGGTGCGGCGGTACGACCGTGCGCCGGGCGACGTCGTTGGCGACGGCGGTGCCGTGGTCGCGGCGCACGATGTGCAGGCAGAGGTCGATGCCGGCGGCGACCCCGGCGGACGTGAGGACGTCCCCGTCGTCGATGAACAGGACGTCGGGATCGACCCGGACGGCGGGGAACAGCTTCTGGAAGTGGTCGGCGGCGGACCAGTGGGTGGTGGCCGGGCGCCCGTCGAGGTATCCGGCCGCGGCGAGGACGTAGCCGCCGGTGCAGATGGAGACCATCCGCGTGCCGGGCCTGATGTGCGCGAACGCGGCGGCGAGCTCGTCCGTCAGCCGGCCCTCGGTGTAGACGGGGCCGAGTTCGTAGCTGGCGGGGATCACCACGGTGTCGGCCGTGGCGAGCGCCTCCGGGCCGTTCTCGACGGTGATCGTGAAGTCCGCGTCGGTGCTGACCGGGCCGGGCGGCCGGATCGAGCAGGTCACGACTTCGTACAGTTTCCGGCCTCGGTTCAGCGGCTCGGAACCGAGCGAACGGCCGAAAATCCTTTGAGGGATGCCCAGTTCGAAGGGGAGCAGCCCATCGAGGGCGAGAACGACGACCCGGTGCGGCACGGTACGGACTCCCTTCGCACTAGCTGGTGTAGACCATAAGCTGATACATGTCCTCGGTGTGAAGGAAAAGTCAGCAGACCTCGCGGGCATTCCCGCCGCGGATCATGAAGGCGCTCCGCGCGATGCGCCGCCCCTGCCGTGTGCGCCCCTCGGACCGGACCGGCTCTGGAACCGCAACTTCCGGCTCTTCTTCGTGGCCCGGACCGCCGCCCTCTTCGGCGACGGAATGATCCCGGTGGCGCTCACCGCGGGGCTGCTGGGAGCCGGGCGGCCGCACTCCTCGGTGGGATTCGCGCTGGCGGCCTGGATGGGCCCGCTGGCCCTGTTCGTCCTCTTCGGCGGCGTCCTGGCGGATCGTTTCACCCCGCGCCGGATGATGATCATCGCTGACGCGCTGCGGCTGATCGGCGCCTCGGTGCTCGCGGTCTCCTTCGCCACCGGCAACCCGCCGCTGTGGGCGGTGTACGCGCTGAGCGCGGTGGCCGGTGTGGGGGCGGCGCTCTTCCAGCCGGGGGTCGCTTCGACCACCCCGCGGGTGGCGACGGACGTGCAGCGCGGCAATGCGGTGCTGCGGGTGTCCGAGGCGCTGATGACCATGGCCGGCCCGGCGTTCGCGGGCATGCTCGTCGGGCTGGCGAGCGCCGGCGCGGTCTACGCGGCCAATGCGGCGACGTTCCTGGTCTCCGGTGTCTGCCTCTTCCTGCTGCGGCTCGCGCCCGCCCCGTCGGACGAGGCGCCGCGCGGGACGTTCGTCGCGGAACTGGTCGACGGCTGGCGCGAGTTCAGGGCGCGCAGCTGGCTGTGGGGCGTGATCGCGATCTGGACGGTGTACGGCTTCGCCGTGCTCGGGCCGATGCTCCCGCTGACCGCCGTCGAGGTCACCGAGGCGCACGGCTCGGGGACGTACGGCGCGATGATGGCGGTG harbors:
- a CDS encoding MFS transporter, which codes for MKEKSADLAGIPAADHEGAPRDAPPLPCAPLGPDRLWNRNFRLFFVARTAALFGDGMIPVALTAGLLGAGRPHSSVGFALAAWMGPLALFVLFGGVLADRFTPRRMMIIADALRLIGASVLAVSFATGNPPLWAVYALSAVAGVGAALFQPGVASTTPRVATDVQRGNAVLRVSEALMTMAGPAFAGMLVGLASAGAVYAANAATFLVSGVCLFLLRLAPAPSDEAPRGTFVAELVDGWREFRARSWLWGVIAIWTVYGFAVLGPMLPLTAVEVTEAHGSGTYGAMMAVNGAGSVLGGLLALRLRPRRPLTAGAFALTGVCVNLVVLGLGLPVLALGAGQFVAGAAFAFWLVMWSTTVQTHVPPEALNRLHAYDVAGSLLMLAAGRALAGPVADRLGAPEVLLAGAVINMLAVGVLLAARPIRRLERIG